Genomic segment of Desulfarculaceae bacterium:
GGTCAAGGAGTGCCCGGACGAGGAGAGCTTCGCCAAGCTGGCCGGGGAGATCGCGGCCCACGAGCTGTTCATCGACGCGCTGTTGGGCACCGGGCTCAGCAAGGAAGTGACCGGGCGCTACCGGGCGGCCATTGAGCTTCTTAACTCTCTAGATGCGCCGGTGATGGCGGTGGACATTCCCTCCGGCCTTTCGGCCGACACCGGGGCCCCCCTGGGCGAGGCGGTGGTGGCCGATCTCACCGCCACCTTCGGGCTGATCAAGCAGGGCCTGATCCTGGACGGCGGGGAGCACTGCGGCGAGCTTTACCTCATCGACATATCCATCCCGCCCAAGGTGATCGACGAGCTGGACCCGGCCTGCTTCCTCCTGGGCGACGAGCTGGCCGCCGCGCTGCTGAACCTGCGCCCGGTGGGCGGCCACAAGGGCACCTTCGGGCATCTGTTGGTCTTGGGCGGCAGCCCGGGCAAGAGCGGGGCGCCCTGTTTGGCGGCCATGGGGGCCTTGCGCGCCGGGGCGGGCCTGGTCACGGTGGGCATCCCCGCTTCCTTGAACCCCATCGTGGAGGCCAAGCTCACCGCGCCCATGAGCCAGCCCCTGCCCGAGAGCGCCTCTGGCGGCCTGAGCCCCGAGGCCCTGGGCACGGTGCTCCCCCTGTGCGCCGAGCGCAGCGCGGTGGTGCTGGGGCCGGGCCTGGGCCGCGAGGAAGGCTCCCTGGAGCTGGCCCGCGCCCTGTGGGCCCAGAACGAGACTCCCCTGGTGGTGGATGCGGACGGGCTCTACGCCCTGAGCGAGGGCTTCGGCCAGGCGGGGCCCGGCGCGTCCGAGGTGGTTATAACCCCCCATCCCGGCGAGGCGGCCCGTTTGCTGGGCATATCCACCGCCCAGGTGCAGGCCGACCGCTTGGCCGCCGCCCGCGCCCTGGCCGCGCGGGGCAGCTGCGTGGCGGTGCTCAAGGGGGCGCGCAGCATCGTGGCCGAGCCCGGCGGCCTGGCTTGGGTCAACCCCACGGGCAACCCGCTGTTGGCCAGCGGGGGCAGCGGCGACGTGCTTTCGGGCATCATCGGCGGGCTCATGGCCCAGGGCCTGGAAGCCATGGCCGCGGCCCTGGCCGGGGTCTACGCGCATGGCCTGGCCGCCGACCTGGCCTCCACCGAGTACGGCCAGCGGGGCCTGGCCGCCGACGAGCTGGCCGACTGGCTGCCCGAGGCCTTCGCGGCCCTGGAGGACCCCCTGGATGAAGACGGCGACGACGCGGACCCTTGCTAGGCGGCTAGACCCGTGGTAAAGGCATTGGTTATTGGGCGGCCCTTGGCCCGCCTGGAGACGATACTAAAAAACGAGGCCGACACCGAGGCCCTGGGCCAGCGCCTGGGGGCCTTGTTGTCTCCGGGCGGCGTGGTTCTTTTGATAGGCCGCCTGGGGGCGGGCAAGACGGTGTTGGCCCGCGGCCTGGCCCGGGGCCTGGGGGTGAGCGAAGACTACGCCATCGTCTCGCCCACCTTCACCCTGATGAACCACTACCCCGGCCGGGTGGACTTTTTCCATGCCGACCTCTACCGCCTGGAGGCGGGCGAGGCGGCCGAGCTGGAGATGCTCGAGGAAGCGGCGGCCGGAGTGCTGGCCGTGGAATGGGCCGAGCGGGCGCCGGGCCTGTGGCCGCCGGAGGCGGTGCGGGTGGAGCTGATGCCCGCGGAAGACGAAACGCGCCGCGCGGCCATCAGCGGGCCGGCGGAGATAATAGAACCGTTGCAACGGGCGCTAGAAGGCGCCGGGGTTTGAACGCGGGATAAACACATGGCCTTGATAGTGCAGAAGTACGGCGGCACCTCGGTGGGCAGCATCGAGAAGATACGCAACGTGGCGGCCAAGGTGAAGGCCCGGGCCGAGGCGGGCAACCAGATGGTGGTGGTGCTCTCGGCCATGAGCGGGGTCACCGACGGCCTGATCAAACTGGCCCACGAGATCAGCAGCCGCCCCCGGGCCCGCGAGCTGGACGTGCTCATGGCCACCGGCGAGCAGCAGTCCGTTGCCTTGTTCTGTATGGCCGCCACCGAGATGGGCCTGCCGGCCCGCTCCCTTCTGGGCTTCCAGGCGGCCATCCTCACCGACCGCATGTTCGGCAAGGCCCGCATCACCGACGTGGAGACCGCCCGCATCCAGGAGTTTTTGAACAACGGCAAGGTGGTGGTGGTGGCCGGCTTCCAGGGCCTGGACTGGGACAGCGGCGACGTGACCACCCTGGGGCGCGGAGGCAGCGACACCACCGCCGTGGCCCTGGCCGCCGCCTTGAAGGCCGACGTCTGCGAGATCTACACCGACGTGGAGGGCGTCTACACCACCGATCCCAACGTGGTGCCCGAGGCCCGCAAGCTCAGCTACGTCTCCTACGAGGAGATGCTGGAGATGGCCTCTTTGGGGGCCAAGGTTTTGGACATCCGATCGGTGGAGTTCGCCGCCAAGTTCGGAGTCAAGATACACGTACGTTCCACCTTTACCGACCGGGAGGGCACCATGGTGGTACCCGAGGACCAGATTACCGAGAAGCTCATCATCTCCGGCGTGGCCTACAACAAGAACGAGGCCCGGATTACCATCAAGGGCGTGCCCGACACCCCCGGCATCGCCAGCAAGGTCTTCATCCCCATTAGCGCGGCGGGCATCGTGGTGGACGTGATCATTCAGAACACCTCGGCCGACGGCAAGACCGACCTTACCTTCACCGTGCCCAAGACCGACTTCGACCAGGCCATGGACATAGTGGGCAAGACCGCCGACGAGATCGGCGCGGCCGAGGTTTTGGGCGACACCGGCATAGCCAAGGTGAGCGTCATCGGCATAGGCATGCGCAATCACGCCGGCGTGGCCACCAGGATGTTCGCGGCCCTGGCCGAGGAGAACATCAACATTCTCACCATCAACACCAGCGAGATTAAGATTTCCTGCGTCATCGAAGAGAAGTACACCGAGCTGGCCGTGCGCGCCCTGCATGACACTTTCGGCCTGGCCGAGGATCTCACACCTAAAAAAGAAGACGTGGTCTAATTATGTCTGGTAACGCCCCGGTCATCGAACTTTACGACACCACTCTCCGGGACGGAACCCAGGCCGAAGGATTCGTCCTCACCCCCGAGGACAAGCTCAAGGTGGCCCGCCAGTTGGACCGCCTGGGGGTGAGCTACATCGAGGGAGGTTGGCCCGGTTCCAACCCCCGCGATCAGGAATTCTTCGAGCGGGCCGGCGAGCTAAAGCTCGAGAACTCGGTCCTGGTGGCCTTCGGTTCCACCCATCACGCCAAGCGCACTCCGGAGAACGACCCCAACCTGGCCGCCCTCATCGCGGCCCCGGCCCCGGTCTGCGCCCTGGTGGGCAAGTCCTGGTCCAAGCACGTCACCGCCCAGCTGGGTATCGAGCTGGAGCGCAACCTGGAGATCATCGCGG
This window contains:
- the tsaE gene encoding tRNA (adenosine(37)-N6)-threonylcarbamoyltransferase complex ATPase subunit type 1 TsaE; translated protein: MVKALVIGRPLARLETILKNEADTEALGQRLGALLSPGGVVLLIGRLGAGKTVLARGLARGLGVSEDYAIVSPTFTLMNHYPGRVDFFHADLYRLEAGEAAELEMLEEAAAGVLAVEWAERAPGLWPPEAVRVELMPAEDETRRAAISGPAEIIEPLQRALEGAGV
- a CDS encoding NAD(P)H-hydrate dehydratase yields the protein MILVTAEQMQACDRETIDKVGLPGAVLMENAAQGAVQVLGDMLGEVEGLSVAVLCGRGNNGGDGLAMARILANQGAEADCYLMAKKDQLTGDAALNLKVALNCGVTVKECPDEESFAKLAGEIAAHELFIDALLGTGLSKEVTGRYRAAIELLNSLDAPVMAVDIPSGLSADTGAPLGEAVVADLTATFGLIKQGLILDGGEHCGELYLIDISIPPKVIDELDPACFLLGDELAAALLNLRPVGGHKGTFGHLLVLGGSPGKSGAPCLAAMGALRAGAGLVTVGIPASLNPIVEAKLTAPMSQPLPESASGGLSPEALGTVLPLCAERSAVVLGPGLGREEGSLELARALWAQNETPLVVDADGLYALSEGFGQAGPGASEVVITPHPGEAARLLGISTAQVQADRLAAARALAARGSCVAVLKGARSIVAEPGGLAWVNPTGNPLLASGGSGDVLSGIIGGLMAQGLEAMAAALAGVYAHGLAADLASTEYGQRGLAADELADWLPEAFAALEDPLDEDGDDADPC
- a CDS encoding aspartate kinase; translation: MALIVQKYGGTSVGSIEKIRNVAAKVKARAEAGNQMVVVLSAMSGVTDGLIKLAHEISSRPRARELDVLMATGEQQSVALFCMAATEMGLPARSLLGFQAAILTDRMFGKARITDVETARIQEFLNNGKVVVVAGFQGLDWDSGDVTTLGRGGSDTTAVALAAALKADVCEIYTDVEGVYTTDPNVVPEARKLSYVSYEEMLEMASLGAKVLDIRSVEFAAKFGVKIHVRSTFTDREGTMVVPEDQITEKLIISGVAYNKNEARITIKGVPDTPGIASKVFIPISAAGIVVDVIIQNTSADGKTDLTFTVPKTDFDQAMDIVGKTADEIGAAEVLGDTGIAKVSVIGIGMRNHAGVATRMFAALAEENINILTINTSEIKISCVIEEKYTELAVRALHDTFGLAEDLTPKKEDVV